The Ictidomys tridecemlineatus isolate mIctTri1 chromosome 1, mIctTri1.hap1, whole genome shotgun sequence DNA window TACCTATGGTTGCCTGTCCTGAGCCATCTATGaactgtgtgtgtgagctatgtgcaTTGGAGCTATATGAGGGGACAGGTCTGGCATTGCACACTGATTGGGCTTTGCGGTACAAGTGTGCCActcctctccctctgcctgtgatcccacacagcacctgagatgggtgtgtcTTGcaaagatgtcaatcaatctgctggcCACAGGACACCAAGAAGCAGGACTCCAcctttgaaaccttatccctgccttatctgatgaagaacattctatcaaatctcctttgtgtgtcccctctATAAAAATAGATTCTGGGTACACACTCTTTTTCCAGCACCTTCCAGTGTGAAAGCTGAccctaaggtcacagagcagtcCCACCCTTCATCTGAGAAACTCAAGTCCATGTGCTGTgtgatttctttgctgttttcttagcttaatgttgcagccagctttTTGAATCCAGCTTATCTCGTCAGTGCTGGTCGTTGTCGAGAGTcgctttatttaatatttatttttgtagtactggggacggaacccaaggttgttctacccctgagctacatttccagtcctttttattttgagacagggtctaagatGTTCAGGTTGTCCTTGTACTTGTGAACTTCTTGCTCAATTCTCTCCCCGCAAGTAGTTGATGTTATAGGGACAGTACCACCATGTCCACTATGggtttacttttaaattatgtgAATAAATTACTGTAGCAAATTGACACTCATATATACTGAACAGATACATAAAGTACATCTCTGTATTGTCATTATTTGACATAGGACCTCTGCTGCCTATGCTGGCCTCTGACTTGtgacttgtgattttcctgcctccgCCCACATAGCTGGAATCATAGGTATATACCTCCTTATCTGGCTGCAAATATATCTCTCTCAGCTAAAACTGTATGATGTATGATTGAGCTGTCTGCCAAACACTTCTAATTACCATGATGATTAATAACAATGGTCCAGAGCCTTaagtgtgtgtgttggaggggtGGGTTGTGAAAAAGGGTGGTGGGGGCAGACagtaaaatagcaaaaataattcCACATCCTGCAACTCTATTTCAACTCAGCTCATCTGACACTACAATTGAGTTAGAGGGGATGAAAAATAgagaagatggggctggggatgtggctcaagcggtagcgcgctcgcctagcatgcgtgcggccagggttcgatcctcagcagcaccacataccaacaaagatgttgtgtccgccgagaactaagaaaaaaataaataaatgttaaaattctctctctctctctctgtccccctctctcactctctctttaaaaaaaaaaaaatagagaagatgaTAAAGGTAGAGGAACATGATGAGGTCAGACATTGGTACTAGACCAGTCTGCTGTTCTTTACCTGCTTGATATTAAATTAGTATAAATGAAAGCAGTTCTCCTTCCTATCCCATAGTAATTTGCAAATCACATTATTGATTtatgatctttaaaaatattaaagttgtaGATGAAATACAAACGACGTACAGTACCTTAAACACTTATCAAAGGGAGGTGGAGAATAAGGGATTGAAACActttatcactttatttttattttttttggtggtgctgggaatctaaCCCAGAGCCATGTTCATGCACTCTATCACACATCTGCTATCCCAGCCAGTTTTATCACTTAATTCCTCTGATCAGACTAGTCGCCTTCTAAAGCCATGGGAGATCACAGTGCTTTGGTATTTAGAGAGAGGTGAATGCAAAGGCatatctgtaatttttatttctggtgGGCCTTTCTTCAAGACAATTGTGCGATCTTCCCCGTGGCAAAGCCTTTCACTGTGATCCAAAAAGAGAGAGTCTTCTAGTGGTCCAGTATGGATCCCACATGCTTCtgctttctaaaagaaaaaaaaaaaaaaaaacctctgcttAATATCACATCaaacatcattttctttctttcttttttttttttttaagagagagtgatagagacacagagaattttttaatatttattttttagttttcggtggacacaacatctttgtttgtatgtggtgctgaggatcgaacccaggccgcacacatgccaggcgaacatgctaccgcttgagccacatccccagccccatcattttCTTGTTATATCAAGATGAAATTGTTCTGATCATTTTTCTAACTATCTGATGGACAGAGTAATATCTCTTCTAAAAGCAGAGCTCTGTGACTTGTTATTAACCTGACTACCAGGATGAGCCAGGAGGACTGAAGATTATACAGGTGGTAGGTAAGCCTGGAGTCAGATCATTAAACTTCAGCTTCACTACTTACGTGACCTTGTACAGGTCACATGCCACTCACCTCAGACTTAgttttctcaaatataaaatgaaaatatcaaggggactggagatatagctcaattggtagggtgcttgcattgcatgcacaaggtcctgggttcaattcccagcaccaccaaaaaaaaaaaaaaaaagtcaaagaagaccttagaagatggaaagatctaccttgctcttagataggcagaattaatattatcaaaatgaccatacttccaaaagcactatacatatttaatgccattccaattaaaatcccaatgacattcctcatagaaatagaaaaagcagtcatgaaattcatctggaaaaataagagatccagaatagctaaggCAATCCTtagaaggaagagtgaagcaggtagcatcactataccaccagaccttgaactatactacagagcaatagtaacaaaaatagaatgatattggcaccaaaacagattggtagacccatggtacagaatagagtacacagagactaactcatataattatagttatcttatattagacaaaggtgccaaaaacatgcattagagaaaagatatcctcttcaacaaatggtactgggaaaactggaaatccatatgcaacaaaatgaaattaaacccttctctctcaccatgcacaaaactcaactcaaaatggatcaaggacttaggaatataACGAGATTCTGcgtctaaaagaagaaaaagtaggccctaatcttcatcatgtgggattaggtaccaacttccttaataagactcctatagtgcaagaattaaaatcaagaatcaataaatgggatggactcaaactaaaaagtttcttctcagcaaaagaaacaatctgtgaggtgaatagagagcccacatcttgggagcaaatctttacaaaccctcaaacatcagatacagcactaatctctaggatatataaaaaattcaaaaagctaaacaccaaaaaacaaacaaacaaacaaataacccaatcaataaatgggccaaggacatgaatagatacttctcagaagatgatatataattaatcaacaaatatatgaaaaaaatgttcatcatctctaacaattagagaaatacaaatcaaaaccattctagggctggagatgtggctcaagcggtagtgcgctcgcctggcatgcgtgcggcccaggttcgatcctcagcaccacatacaaacaaagatgttgtgtcagccgaaaactctctctcttaaaaataaaaaagaaaaaaaattctaaaatttcatctcattccagtcagaatagcagttcgtatgaagacaaacaataaatgttggcgaggatatggggaaaaagatacactcatacactgctggtgggattgcaaattggtataaccactatggaaagcagtatggagatttcttggaaatctgggaatggaaccaccatttgacccagctatccctctcctcggtctatacccaaaggacttaaaaacagcatactacagggacacagacacatcaatgtttatagcagcacaattcacaatagctaaactgtggaaccaacctagatgcccttcaatagatgaatggataaaaaaatgtggcatatatacacaaaagaatattactcagcaataaaggagaataaaatcatggcatttccaggtaaatggatgaagttagagaagataagtgaagttagccaatcccaaaaaaccaaatgccaaatgttttctttgatataaggaggctgatccatagtagggtagggagagggagcatgggaggaataaaggaactctatatagggcagaggggttggaggggaagggagagggcatgggattataaatgatggtggaatgtgatgatcattattgtccaaagtacatgtatgaagacaagaattggtgtgaatatactttgtatacaaccagagatatgaaaaattgtgctctatatgtgtattaagaattataatgcattccaccgtcatatatatatatatatataaacataaacacaGGATTTAAAAGTATCCCTTAAAAGTTTATCCTAACTTTGGAACATATTGAGAACATCTGAATCCCAATTATTTCTTCCAGGACATTAAATATCCCTCTTGCTTTGTTTAATTGAAAATGAGGTaaccatactttttaaaaatcataaataaaaggaTTGTCTACAAAAAAggggttaaaatttaaaaaaaggattctTTGAACATTGAACAAAACACATGTGAAGGAAGGCTGGGTGTaattcagcagtagagtacttgcctgatCTGCTTAAAGCCCTGTGTTCaaccccagcactggggaaaaaaaacaggaaaaagaaaagcaacttatGTGAATGAAAATGCTTTTGCCCATTACGAGGTATTAAATTGATATAAAGTTTGATGCTGTTGTTATAATTGTTGCTGGATAAATAACAGCAATAGGTTATTGACTGAAGTGTACATCTGCTTTTGATGTCTCAATATTGAAGAATAGCATTCTGGCCTGGCTTTGGAGTGCAGCCCTGTTTCTGGAACATTGTGTTATCACTTCTGAGTTgttaagtgtgtgtgtttgtgtgtctgtatgtgcatTATCATCTAAGGAAAAATGGTgagaataaataggaaaagaaaataataacctAGAATTTACTCAGTATGGCCAAATTCACTTCATTTAATTAAGTTTCATGGTAATTCTATAAGGTAGTATGTACCAGTTCCCAGTCACTAATTATGTGTTTAAAATTGTTGGGAATACTTTAAATTGCAAAAATGAAATAGTTCTGAAAAATTATATAGGATTATTGCTCTAAATAAGAAGATCAAGCTAGGAgagtagctcagtgacagagcatgtGCTTAGTGGGGAAAAGGCCCTAGGATCAGTCTGCAGCACCaaccaacaaacacacacaagaaaaaaaaatgctttgatgcatccaaaacaaaatttttcttactaattttaattcataaaatgtaTACATTGTAGTTCTATTAAATGAAAAAGACAGGTCCTACTAATACTGTCACTAGGCTAAAGTTATATAGGACATTAAAAATTCCTTGGTAAGTCactaaattacattaaatatagtCAAACATTAAGACCATAGTAAGTCTtaataataaacatatatgaaTTTTGTATTTAAGTTTAATACTTGAGTCATTATTTcctcagatttttgttttcaaaactatcagataaaaatacatataaaatcatCATCCCAGGGCAAATGCAGCCCCATTTATAACATTGTTCATGTGcatttaataagaaaacaattgAACCATATCTTACgatatatttaacataaatatttgtaGTTTATAAAAAATCTCTGTCttggaaaaatatattcttattcaACATTAATCATTTAGCCAATTAGAATTTGCAAATTATTTAtacaaacacattttcttttatgtatcCTTATTTGAAGTTTCCTCTCATAGTCTGATTATTACAATATATTCTattctctcttaaaagaaaacccaacttactgctgggcatggtggcgaatgcctgtcatcccagggctggggaggctgaggcaggaggatgacgagttcaaagccagcctcagcaatggtgggatgctaagcaactcagtaagaccctgtctccaaataaaaaatagggctggggatgtggctcagtggttgagtgctcctgagttcaatccccagtataaaaacaaaaattaccatTTCATAAGTAAATATGCTCAATCCAAAGTTGAAAAAGGTTTTAGAAGTACTGATTAAGAACActgaatgggggctggggatgtggctcaagcggtagcgcgctcgcggcccgggttcgattctcagcaccacatacaaacaaagatgttgtgtccgcctaaaactaaaaaataaatattaaaattctctctctctcactctgtcttaaaaaaaaaaaaaaaaaaaaaacaccaatggGCAATCTTCAAGTCTAGACCAACTGTTCCCATGACTCTCTACTTGAACATTCAGTGTGACTTAAAACCTATATGTTCTATACATGTATGATATagcttttttcaaaaaattttatagacagatgcaatatctttgtttatttatttttatgtggtgctgaggattgaatccattgcctcacatgtgtgaggtaggTGCTCTGCTACTgaagcacaaccccagcccctgatgtaGCTTTAATACTAATGGCACCTGCTTCTAATAGGCTTAACACTGCCAGTTAGCATCATGTGGAGGTTCTGAGATCCTTTTGTATGcctattttgtttatatttgcatTATTGTATTGCCTAAACGTTTACTTTCAAATTTATGTGAAAGCGCATCAAAATCATTTTTGTATAGTCATATATATCTTACAGATTATATTCAATGGTATAAGCTTGTAAATGATGAATATTTGTGAGAAAATACCTTCAGATTCACATTCCTgaattccatattttctttccaaGGCATGACATAACGTGCTGGGATCATCCCTTGCTTTAATGAAAACCGTGGCAAATGAATCTCATCATACCTGAAGattaagaaagcaagaaaaaggaaTGTCTTGTGAGTTTGTTGTTTTGGCATCATTCCAAGGAATTGAGGTGATTGTGTCCATGGTGTTTGGACCCTTGAAGCTGCAGGACAGAGAACTGTGCTATTCAGGCTCACCTAATAGGCCATCAGTTCTTTAAAGCCCCACATTATCACCAAGATCAAGTCAGGGTTGGGTACCTCCAGCTGCATGCAGTCCTTTATCGTCTGCACACAATGTCCATATAACCAGatgtgttttttcccccctttttttcttttggggcagtgctggggctggaatCTAGAGCTTCCTACATGCCAGGTAAATGctgtgtcactgagctacatcctcagtccccaCATAACCTGATTTTAAGACAGCaggcagggctggagatgtggctcaagcggtagagcgctcgcctggcatgcgtgcggcccaggttcgatcctcagcaccacatacaaacaaaagatgttgtgtccgccgagaactaaaaaataaatattaaaaaaaaaaaaaaaagacacacacacacacacacacacacacacacacacacacacaccaaaagaaaagagaagaaaagaaaaaagaaaagttaaaaaaaaaagacagcaggCAGTGTACTGTTGTACCATAATTTGCCTCAGGCCTACTCTTGTCTAAAGGAAATCTCTGGCCAGTGGCAGAAACAAATACCACCCCATCCCCAGACCCAGAAACTAACTTGGCTTCTAAATTTATATGTGATCAGGCTTTCACTGCACATGTATGATATTTCCCTCTGGAACATAAAATTTTCTGTAtcaatgtgaaggagaaacagtTATTGTCATTTATGTAGCTCCCAGACTGTGGAACAAATCAGAAGTCAAAACCCCTCAGAACCCTTAAGTCCTCACTTATTAGCAGGATTATATGAATTCTCATCAGAGCAGTCATTGGATAAGGTCAGATCACTGTCTTTTCCTGAAGCCATCACTGCCAGCAGTGACAGAATTCTCATCTAGAACCCAATTCACTGACCTAATCTAATGGAACTACTGCCTCTGATGTAACAATGTCTTGTCAATTTCATAGCAAACTTTAGAAGTTAACATAAACAGCTGAGAGGGCCAAGCTCAGAGCTACTTTCagtggtaattttattttattttaatctcccTTCTTGGGAAAGACGTTAACTTTAAAACTGGTAATGCTTGCAGATATATTGCAAATTTGACACGTATTGGAAATACACTTGCTAAATCTAAGTCATATTAAcattttctatttgcttttgGCTAATTTTCCTCCTTACATACTGCACATCATCATTGATAAATGTTCCATTTGTTTTATCACCTATTACTTAAGACACACTTTCAGTGTAAATCAAGTTTAAATCCCACCAACTCATTTTATCTTGTGATATTGCAGAATATTTCAGACTATAAAACTCTATAATAAAGTCACAAGTGAAGATAAGTACTTCAATTACTATGACAGAGGCAGAATGTTATTAGTGTAAATCCTACAGACTAGCAAGAAAAATATACAGGAAGAATTATAGTGAGATACACTGGTTTTGTGGGAgtataaaatgaatacatatatgGGAAGTTTGGACTCTTTCTTTCAGAAAAGTTTAGAGAAGAGTAAAATTgataaatgtaaaaaaccttaaaaatggaagcatttgtttctacatgacagtaggatgctaCCCATATCAGATATCTGTGTGGTTTCAAATGTTAAAGAAGCAAATACTGATAAATGAACTGGTACAGTGGATATAAGGGAAATTTTCATGAAGACAAACAGCCTTAGGCATCAGTGCCCTTTAAAAACTATAActttcagtagaaaaaaaaataccaatatttaCTGTATATTATGTGGCAGAAAATACTACATCTTTAAAGTCACctctcagtgctggggatgtagcccagaggAGGAGCGCTTGCCATGTGCAAGGTGTGTGATGGTGGGTGGTGTTGGATCACCCCTCATGAATGATTTCAGGAACAATATTCAGttacatatttagaatatttttcttcccttggttataccaatttttttttacatattacttttatttgcgttttttgtatatatgtgaCAGTAGTATATTCTAACATACTATACATATGTGGAGCATgagttattctaattaggatcccatcctTATGGTGGTTATATCAATTTTATGAAGagtatttgaaattaaaaaatgtcagagctggaagtgtagctcagaggtgaaaGCTCATGGttggcatgtgcaaagccctgagttcaaactctggcaccaaataataaaactaattttatttttgcattgtttataaataaaaaacatccaATAACCACTTCCCTCTAAGATCTAACTGCAAAGACTATTTTTCAGATACTGAAAGACTTCAAGTACATTGTAAGGAACAGTTTATAACTGTTgaattattcatttttgcttAATAAAATCTACTTGTTAAGCACAGTTTTGCTTAAgatattttgtaaattatttaagACTTGGAACATTTTAAGTGTAACTACTTTCGTCTTTAATAAAAACAAGTTATTTGAAACTTCATGCAGATATGACATTTTAAATACCTAACTTTCATAATATAAGGTAAAACAGTCTTAGGTAGGCAACTactgggaatttaaaaaatgtccatAATGTCACACAGGTATGGATCACATTCAGTATCTAGTATATGACCAAGTTAATTAATAAGTCAAAAACAATGTTGgtcatgaattggcatgaacatactttatatacaaagataggaaaaattgtgctctatatgtgtaataagaattgtaatgcactccactgtcatgtatttaaaaaaaataaataaaatcaattaaaaaaaaacaacaatgttgGGTGCGGCGGTGCATGCCTGtcgtcccagctactggggaggctgaggcaagaggatcacaagttccaggccagccttagcaacttagcaagaccctgttctaaaataaagaaataaagggttggggctgtagctcagtgatagagcatccctggtATCTTTCTCGAGTACCACAAatccctaaaacaaacaaatgaatgaaacaaaataaaacccaacaaaCAACCCACCAAATTCACAACCAATACTTCTTTGAAAAGCTTCTGATATTTATTTGCTTCTGCATAAACAAGAGGGAAGAGCCTTCAATATAAACCTTTTTTAAGTCTCTATCCTTAAAACTGCCTAAGAGTTCTtacaatatagaaaaaaacaaatttgaatgcATTTGTAACAGCTTAATTATGTGTGTCCCATCTGGATCTTTTAATGGAATGTTTTGAAACCAAAGCATAATTTACCACAgacaaatcagaaaaagaaattagattttTGAGTGGTGTGTTACAATGACCTGGACAAAACCAATTATCAACTAGTAAAATACTCTTAATAATTAGCACATGCAACAGAGAAAATTAAATCCTATGTAATATACTGTATAGTGTCAGACATAAGCCATCTTTAAATGTTTCTATCAATTGTATTCATCTCTccacatatattaatttttatttaaaacaagaaacaGTTCTCTTTTCTCCTGATTCTCATGTTTATCAGTGCAAGTAAAACAAAGCAATCTCAATAAAAATGGGTTATTACAATGTTATTTTAGAAAGGTCTATTCCTCAAAATGTCCAAAATGTTCTTAAAAGATGTCCAAATCGTGAGAATGATCAACCTCAATGGCCTCCTCTGCATCCAACTTGGTTTCACCATGTCCTTCCTGTGGCTCATCAAGAGAGGCCAGGGCCTCATTTGTGTCACTTGCAAAAGTTTCTCGTGATGTATCATCTTCTTCttgaaaattcaaacttttaatGGCTTGTTTCATCTTTTTACCCAATATTTGTGTCCTCCTTTTCCTAgcagcttttttattttcatattccttttgATTTTCGATGTAGAAAATAtcctataataaaaaagaaaaactttatcaGACATAGTCTAGCATCTTAAGTAAGTATTGACTGCAAGTAAAGATTGAAGCTATAATTCAAATCCAATCTCGTGTTGGATTTAATGAATCATACTTATTCCACCTGAACATATCAAGTCTACAGTCAGGTTTTctaaatgaaaagatataatacaaaaatcatGTTGTTTCGAGTTTAAGTAAAATGTAATTGATCACAACAAAACAGAAGCCTTTGGAATAAAGATTTACTAACTTTGAAATGTCATTCTAACTTATGTAATGTTCATGCTAAGAAATCAAACCGTGAGCCActgcacatgcctctaatcccagagactcaaaaggctgaggcagcatATTGCAAATTCATggacagtctgggcaatttagcaaaaccctatctcagaataaaaaaccaggtgcagtggtgcatgtctataatcccagtggtgcCCCAGCAACaactaggcactaagcaactcagtgagaccctgtctctaaataaaacacaaagatagggctgggatgtggctcagtgctccagtgctcctgagttcaatctccagtaccccccaccccaaaaaacaaaaaacaacaacaacaaaaaaaaacaaatcagggctgggggtgtggctcagtggtcgagtgcccttgagttcaatctccagcacccccTACCCAAAAAAGGAGGAgaggttgaggatgtagctcagtggtagaatgaatgtccctggattcaatgcacagaacaaaataataaaatattatatgaaaaagaaaaaaaataatgtgggaAATTTGATACAGATAACTATGCAGAGataaagagaaatcaaattagATCATGGATTTAAAGAGAAGGCCAAATGAACTACAGTAAGACAGGGAAGGTTTAAAAGGAAGTTGGTATAGATGGATACACTTCTGAAACCCTATTATCCTCTGGGAAAGGACTCCTAAAATTTGTATCCAAGTCTGTCCCTATCATTCTCTAAAGTACACAAAGTACGAATGCCTTATTTATAAAAAGTACTATGGAGAATGGTGAGATAAAGGGGACTCACTCCTAAAATTTATGCTAAATAGTTACAAGTAGCACATATTAGCAAAGGAAGGAGTAAAGAACTTTGCAATAAAGGGGATAAAGGAAAAAGTTCAGAATGAGTGTTCAGAAAGAGgataagaaaaagaacagaagagcTACAAAGGTGAATTCAAAAGTAGGCTAGCTATCATTTACtaagtgaatatttttatatgccaGTCATGCTAAAAACTTCACACATTAACTAATTTTATCCTCACAAAAACTTTATGAGGTAGGTATACTATCtcttttttcagagagaaaaaaaaaaaaaaaggcgaaaGATTACAGAGCTAACATGAGAAAGTACAAGGTCTAAACTCAAGACTGGGGGGGTGCATGTAGCTCAGCTAagcggtagagtgtttgcctggcatgtgaggccctgggttccacctctGACATGGTGGGGTTGGGGGGAAGGTCTGAACTCATATAATTTCTCCAaatctatattctttttcttttcttttttcccctagtaccagggattgaacctaggggcacttaagcagtgagttacatccctagtcctttttattttctattttgagacagggtctcactaagttgctgaggttggccttgaacttgcagtcctcctgcctcagcctctgcttctgagattataagcatgtgctacCATGTCTGGCTCAGATCTATAtccttaaaaatct harbors:
- the Spmip10 gene encoding sperm-associated microtubule inner protein 10, which codes for MASGKDSDLTLSNDCSDENSYNPANKYDEIHLPRFSLKQGMIPARYVMPWKENMEFRNVNLKKAEACGIHTGPLEDSLFLDHSERLCHGEDRTIVLKKGPPEIKITDMPLHSPLSKYQSTVISHGFRRRLV